The Saccopteryx leptura isolate mSacLep1 chromosome 2, mSacLep1_pri_phased_curated, whole genome shotgun sequence genome has a window encoding:
- the SRSF1 gene encoding serine/arginine-rich splicing factor 1 has protein sequence MSGGGVIRGPAGNNDCRIYVGNLPPDIRTKDIEDVFYKYGAIRDIDLKNRRGGPPFAFVEFEDPRDAEDAVYGRDGYDYDGYRLRVEFPRSGRGTGRGGGGGGGGGAPRGRYGPPSRRSENRVVVSGLPPSGSWQDLKDHMREAGDVCYADVYRDGTGVVEFVRKEDMTYAVRKLDNTKFRSHEGETAYIRVKVDGPRSPSYGRSRSRSRSRSRSRSRSNSRSRSYSPRRSRGSPRYSPRHSRSRSRT, from the exons ATGTCGGGAGGTGGTGTGATTCGTGGGCCGGCAGGGAACAACGATTGCCGCATCTACGTGGGTAACTTACCTCCAGACATCCGGACCAAGGACATTGAGGACGTATTCTACAAATACGGTGCTATCCGCGACATCGATCTCAAGAATCGCCGCGGAGGACCGCCCTTCGCCTTCGTGGAGTTCGAGGACCCGCG GGACGCGGAAGACGCGGTGTACGGTCGCGACGGCTACGATTACGATGGGTACCGTCTGCGGGTGGAGTTCCCCCGAAGCGGCCGTGGTACAGGCCGAGGCGGCGGCGGGGGTGGAGGTGGCGGAGCTCCCCGAGGCCGCTACGGTCCCCCATCCAGGCGATCTGAAAACAGAGTGGTTGTCTCCG GACTGCCTCCAAGTGGAAGCTGGCAGGATTTGAAGGATCACATGCGTGAAGCAGGTGATGTATGTTATGCTGATGTTTACCGAGATGGCACTGGTGTCGTGGAGTTTGTACGGAAAGAAGATATGACCTATGCAGTTCGAAAACTGGATAACACTAAGTTTAGATCTCATGAG GGAGAAACTGCCTACATCCGGGTTAAAGTTGATGGGCCCAGAAGTCCAAGTTATGGAAGATCTCGATCTCGAAGCCGTAGTCGTAGCAGAAGCCGTAGCAGAAGCAACAGCAGGAGTCGCAGTTACTCCCCAAGGAGAAGCAGAGGATCACCACGCTATTCTCCCCGTCATAGCAGATCTCGCTCTCGTACATAA